The Archocentrus centrarchus isolate MPI-CPG fArcCen1 chromosome 5, fArcCen1, whole genome shotgun sequence genome contains the following window.
CAAGAAAGCAAAATTAGACTTCACcagaaaaacatctaaaagaatgatgagaagagaagaagagaataaggagagaaagagaaggcgATGATTCTAAGCATATCccattatctgtcaaacatggcagAGGCAATGTTACAGTTTCCACGGCTGCCAGTGGAATCGGGTCACTATTATATTATTGCTCAGATTGAGCAAAATGCTAcaaaacagactgaacagagtAAATGGAGAATGAGCCAAAGCATAGTGCAAAAACAGCTCCGCTCAAGACAAAGAAATACAGGGTGTCTCAAAAAAAACTTGACAGAATTTTGTAGTCTAATAACATAAGCCAATACTCGCTCAAATGAGCGAATTtaaacaaaatgtgtaaaaactagccaagtttaatttgattttttttaaaattagtttttaGGTTGAAGAATGGCATTCACTGGAAATGAAAAGGTATTAGACTGTATTCAATGCAATATGTATAAAACTGAAGCCCCCAAAAAAcgcacaaacaagcagcaactgtaGCTGTAAAGGTCTAGCAAAGCATGTCaagtgatgtccatgggttctgaACTTGATGCAGTCAttggattttcatccaagtattaaaagcaatcttttaaaaatttttttaaattacttttgatCCTCTGAAAATAGGCAACTGTGTATTAAAAGGAACTGTTTAGGATTTAATCTAATTTCTAAATGAGTGAGGAAAATTTCTTTATGAAACTCCCTGAATAAAAGTTGGCAAGTCTACACTTCAGTTatatcttgattgtttgatttaaaatccatttcAGTTgagcacagaagaaaaaataaaaaatagtgtCTTTGTCTAACAAATTAAATACCAAACTGTAtattgcaataaaataaaaagtgaaaaaaataaaaaataaataaaatcaccttCCAGGGATAGATTTTGCTCCTGGATCCCCGCTTACAGGCAGTTGAATTGCACTCCAGCAGGTTATGAAGTGCCTGTGCTATACTATAGACGGCAGCATACACACTGAAAACTGATTTCTGCACTGCAGGTTCTTCCACTAGGCTGATGTTATTTAGTGACAAGTTCCAGCACTGTGGGCAGCGACTGTTAGAATCTCCAGGATTGGATGCTGCGGTTGGAGTGGATGTGTTTGCCCTCTCATAACTGAGTTTCTTGAAGAGCTCCTTTGCATAATTGGTGAACAGACCGAGGGTTTCTGTGTGGTCAAGGAAGCCAATGATTGTACCAACTGTTTCGATACTGTGCAGAGAAGTCACTTGACTGTTGATGGCCCAACTTGTGCTGCCAATCCACACAGCTGTTAAATTACTGTTGATAACCTGGAATAAATTGGATTGGTTGACTGGTACTGAACAAAAACTGTCCACTGAAAGTAATACATTTCTCAGTTTCTTAAATCTCTGCTTCACTGACCTCTTTAAAAAAGGCCACAGCTGGCTCTGAGAGTGtaaacaccaccaccactttGACCTTGGTCTCTTGGATATTGCTAATGATGGTTTTGACTGCCAGGCTGGAGTCACCATACACAGGAATCAGGCCCTGATAGGCCACACAAATAGACATATTTTCTGCTGATTTGGTTAACATCTGCACACCTTGTTGCCCATACTCCTCGTCACTGCCTACAATTGCCACCCAGTTCCACCCAAATTCCTGGATCAGCTTTATGATAGCATCCACTTGCCATTTGTCACTGGGCACCGTACGAAAGAACGATGGGTAGAGAAGATTATCGCTGAATTTGTCGCTGGTGGCCCCATAGCTAACCTGgtgagaaaattaaaaacagaaaattggtGTTACTCACCGTTACTTACTGTTGACATATAAGACCTAATATATCTActagggtttaaaaaaaaagttaactaaTTAACTCAACAACAGGCAATAATAAAAGGACAAGTTAATTTTCTGTGATACAATCTAACACAAATACCTGGTTTCACGTTGAAGATTTACcttttacaattaaaatatttattgcacaTTGTCTCAAATATGTGAGAAAATATGCTGAAAATTGTAAGATGTATGTGTAACCAAACCTGTGGCATCAGGAAGAATCCCAGAAGTTTTCCAGTGACTGACACCATTTCTGAGCCAGAAGGACCAATCACTGCAGCCATATTGGTCTCATAGTCAGTGTAATTACACTGCACAGATAGTGCTTTGTTGGATTTTCCAGTGAGAAAGGACAGAGTAGGTTTTATGATAACTGAagattgtgtgcatgtgtcataGATTTCATAACCTAAATTGATGCCAGGGAGGAGAGTCCGGTTTCCATTGATTTCTTCCACCGCATACTTCATTGCTATAGAGCGTCCCAGTCCATGCTCATTTAAACTGTTCAGtcgcaagaagaaaaaaacgttTAAGtgtcagcacacacactgatttaGAATCtcagattactttttaaaaaagtctttCTTAACCATCCTTACCTTATACACCTTATTTGGTTGGGCTCTGTTATCTCACTGAGGTTGCTGGTGAGGTCGTTAATGGGAAAGAGCCCTCCGAGCACAATGTCCCCTGGTGAACTGAACAGGTTGGTAGAAATGTTGCTGAACCATTCAGGGAAActttcactgcagctcagcctaaacaaacagcacagagccagcagcaTAAATTGAGAAGCCATGACGCCAGTAAGCTGGAGactgaagccacagcagcaacaTCAGTGTACTTGTATATCAGCACATCATGAGAAGTTGCTTCATGCAAATTCACCTGTAAGACCTAATGCCCTTCCTCTCCTGGCCATCCAAACCCAACATTTCAGGAAGAGCAaatcataaacaaaacaaaacaaatttacagGTGTGGTATGAACTTCTGTGATCGGTGATGTTTATCTTTCTGGGGTATTTTCATGGCATTTGTTTGTGATTTgatatttgtttgcatttggTCTAACTACCCATCACGAGTGTAATGATCCCTGGCTTGGGTCTCTGAGTTTTGAGTTCCTTTGGATTTTTGGGGTTCTTGTTAAGAGTTTTCAGTTTACTCTCACTGTTGTTCTAGTACTTTAAGTTTTTGATTATTGATCAGTTAAGATTTTGATTCTTGTTTGGATTTCATTAAAATATCCCCTCATCTCTGTCTTCATGTTTAGGGAAAGACTTCTTATCGCCATGTTTAGTTTGGTGTTGTTttggctgtttcctgttttcctttgaCAGCTGGTGGCTTTTTGgatgagttttgcttcctttcagTCTCCTCATTGTCTTCTCCTGTGTCTCATTTTTGCAGCTGTCCCTTATCCCACATCAGCTTGCTGTGCCTGTATATACTGCAGTCATCCTTGTGCCCTTTGTCGCAGTATCTGTTGAGCTTCCTTCCATGTGTTTCTTGATCATGCCTTGCTCTTTGGATTATGGTATATTTGGGAGATTTTGTGTTTAAATCAGCTACATGACTTGCTTTTTGTTCAGTATTCTTCTACTCACAGAAAATAAGATTCTTAATAGATGATTTGGTGGCGAGGGGACCAGTGTAATGACTGACCTCCTTAGAGGGCCATTGAAATTAAGGAAAATTGAAGACATCCAATTTGTAATAAGAGTGAAACATTCACTGAGGCAAGAGAGGTTGTACAGTTGTGTATCGTCAGCTTAACAATGCCATGAAGCTGTTTAGAACATAACCCAGGGGTAACATATATATGGAGAaaactttatatatttttatattaagagctatttattgtctgttttcAATATCATGCTTTGCATTCACCTCACTGTTGGTTTTGCATGTTTATTTGCATGCAGTGTTGATCATTCACAAAAGCAAGTTGAGATATTTCCTCCCATAATATTTGCATAAACCTAGAAATAAGCGCACGTACAAATGAGGTCTTTTAAATggttgtgtgtatatatatatatatatatatatatatatatatatatatacaatcaatatcttttttctattaaataacctaaaaaaattactgactgtacttaatatatttaaaatgccaATACACTGCAAATACATACAATGCAAGTACAGTAGTGTAGAACGTATTGTACACTACTGTGCTATTGCAGTTCACACTGCAAGTATTAATGCAATAAATGTTTACCAGTTAAAAGATTAAACCCAAACTTGGTCAGTGACTCAATAATAAGATAAACcacaaacatccatccaaacaAACCATCTCACAGTACATTATGTTTAATTCAGTTCATGctgttgtgaaaaaaaaaatctgcaagtATACACAATGCACTCTTTCCATATGTTATGTGCCAGATGTGTTACATGATTGCAGAGCAATTCAGAAACCATGCTTATTATATACCCAAGCAAACAGCACAACTCCAGTAGAATTAATTGTGAAGCCATGACTCTAATAAACAGGAGACTGAAGCCACAGCAATGACATCACTGTACTCATATGTCAGTGTATCTTGAATGATTGTTTTATACAAATCCCTCTCCTGGCCACCCAAACCTGAAACTTTGGTAAGAGCAaatcataaacaaaacaaaacaaatttatatGTGTGGTATGAGCCGACATGACCCTTTTGACatgattaatctttttttttattcatattaaaaagattttaaaagttGGAATATCATATGTGTGGATCTAATGATATAGTCTATACTGTAATGGTTTTCACATGGCtaagaaatgtatttaattagtccatccatccattcgcttccgcacatcctgttaagggtcgcgggggggctggagcctatcccagctgtcatagggtgagaggcagggtacaccttgaacaggtcgccagcctgttgcagggccaacacagagggacagacgacctttcacactcacattcatgctctcattcacacctatggtcaatttagattagccaattaacctaaccccagtaagtgcatgtctttggaatgtgggaggaaaccggagtacccggaggaaacccacgcaagcacggggagaacatgcaaactccacacagagagagggagaggcctgggccaaggtggaatcgaacccaggccttccagatggtattctaactgtgaggcagcagtgctaaccactacgccaccatgctgcattTAATTAGCATGTAGCTCAAATCAAAGACTCACTTTGCacattgtgtatttgtgttattctGTGCTTGGGGTTTTGATCTATCTAGGGTAATTTCCTGACatttgtttgtggtttgaaatttgtttctctttattctAACTATATTTCATAAGTGTCACGAGTTGCATTTTGAGTTGCGCTGGAGTTTGGATTCTTGTTTGGGTTCTTGTTAAGacttttttgtttaattctATTAAGTTGAGGGAAGATCATACCTTTTTCCTGGTGCCACAGTCAAGTACTGAGACTCCTGCTGGGTTCCTTCCTCCTTGATCGGGTAAGTAGGGGAGAGTGGGGTGAGTTGTGCCAGTTTTTACTTAAAGTTACTTTAAAGCAAGACCATGATAGTAATGCTTCcaactaaaatatatatatatatttcagaatGTGGTGCATCCCTGGGAACAATCACTTTGGATCTGAAATATGGTATTTAAGAAATACAGCTTTCTGAAAAAAGTGGTCTTGTGGCACAACTTGCCCCTGGTGCGGGGTAAGTTGTGCATTTGGAGATAATGCACTGGGGTAAATTGTGCCATTGATTATTCAAGTAAAACAGAATATTTTGATCTCAGAAACTGTAACGCTTTATAAAAGCTagacaaatacaatacaaaatgactcatttaaggtttatttaaagttattttacaaCATCAAAGGCTACTTTTCTATAAGCCTATTGCACCACATGAGCACATCAAAGGTCAGTTTTCTTAAACAAGGTCTAGCGCTTTATGAACACACCAGAACAAAGTTGAGTTCAAaattataaaatgaagaaaaaatcaGCATCCATCACCTGCGCATCCATCCATTGTACTGTTGTAGTAGGTTTTCATTGAGTAATAGTAATAGTTTTGTCTAAAGGTTGAAAGCTGTGTGTGATGGCAGGGTGAGCATAACACCATTTTCTTTAGGAGTTGTCACCGCCTTCAGTGAGATGTGAGATTCATGGTTGTCCAAAATGAGCAGAACTGGGTAATTGGTGGAGCAGTTGGTTGAACCTCTGCCTGTCTTCCTCTTATAATTCTGTGGCATTATGATCTATTTCTATTTTTGGTCTAAAATGAAGAATGTCACATAGTtttagtgataaaaaaaaataaaacagtgtacaattacaataaataatAGTGGAGTTGCCACTGGCACAACTTAACCCAGGCCCTCTGGCACAAATCACCCCAACctgaactttttggaaaaaatgcaTCATCCAGCATTTTTTAGCTAACATAATGCTAGCTGTATAGACTTATAGCGTAGCATACCAAAGCAGTAAAACATTTGTAGAATGTTTTTGAACTTGTCTATAACTGTTCAGACACAACAATCAAAAAACCTTGATCATAGAAATTTTACTTTGTAgggcaaaaaacatttttttgaagtTAAATGTGCTTACTTCTCATGCAATGAGGCTCTCATCTTTACAGGATGAGTAAAATGACTGACTCTTCAAAAATGTGTGGTCACATGACAAATTTCTTTTATGGTTCCCTAGAAACAGGGGGTGGCACAACTTCCCCACTGGCACAAATCACCCCACTTTCCCCTACTGTTCCTCTGACTCCTTCTCCTCATTCACATGTAGTAGTGGAATAGCAGTTTGAGGGCACCATTTCTTGAGCATGTTAGCTTGAAAAGTCTGGAGAAGCTATTTCCACCCAGGCATATGGCTCTGGTAGATTACTCACCATATTTCTGTTTGATTTGGAAGAGACTTTGTCAACAGTGTATTCTCTGATATTGGCACAAGCAACAGGACTTCCTCTCCAACTTCAAATTCCTCTGTCATGCAGATCAGTTATTCTTCTGCTTTACTTGTGACTTAAGAAGGTTCTTGCTTTCCAAGGCCATGGCCTTTATGGGTTTCTCACTGATTTCAAGGACATATTTCTTTATTGATATTTCTGTTCTTAACCTTATCAGGCTCCTCCCAGACCTTTCTAGGTACAGCCAGTGGACCTCTGACTTGATGGACAAATTGCAACTCAAAAGGTCAAAACCCTGTGGAGACCTGAGGAACTTCAGGCAAACAGGAAGAAGGGTAGCTACTTGTCCCAGTCTTTTCCAGTGTTTGAAACGAACTTTCTCAATGCCTTTTAGAGTCTATTTAAAGTGCTCCACTAAGCCATCTGTTTGAGAATGATAGTAGATGGATATACCTGTGAaaatgtgcaatgaacttgGGTCCCTGATTTGTTAGCAACTTTTTTAGGCATTCACACCTGACAGAAAAACTTCAGTTTGCCTGTGGTTATTGTGTAACCTGATGAGAGACATTGGTGATTGTCTGGAACTTTGTATGAGCCTGTTTTGAAGCATTAATTTGTTAATCTGAGCTCTGTTTTTAGGCAGCATACAGAATTTAACTGTTTCATTTAATACACAATGGCAATAAAgaaatcttgaatcttgaaaaGTAACATTGTTAATTAAACCCCTTTAGGATTTCATGATTGACtttgcagcaacacacacacaatgcacctAAGTTTAAAGCACTGTGTATCTTGTTTAGAGGTCATAGTCCTCCTTGTGACACTAGAACTTTAATGAACCACAATAAAGgcttgtcttttgttctgtgttcTGCCTGCAGTGTTCAGCATTTGGATCCTCCCCACTACAATCCACACTGTAACTGTGACAATGAGATAAATACATACAGTAAATTTCCATGTATCAAATTACTGAGATGCTATTGCAGCAACAGCTTACTTGTTGTGATCATTTTTGCTCAGCTTGTCACTTTTGTGAAAATTTACAcatactattttttttaatccatcaggCCATGGTAGGTATTTCACCTGATAGTGGTGATGCTGATAATAACCTTTATATTAAGATCTGCTTTTGTGCAGATTTtgtgcagatttttttaaatatcatgttttatatttatttcactgttgctctacatgtttttttttctatgcaaTGTTGCTCATCCACAAAAGCAAATTGAAATATTTCCTCCCAGTATATTTGCATAAACCTGCAGCAGACGTACAAGCTCtttttaatgttcattttgaACACATTATAAACAAGCTTTGAaggttttattcatattttttgttttcttttactcttACTGGTAAGGTTTACTTATATTTTTGAAATCTTTAGTAACCTTAGTTTAATAACcagatgctgtttttattttaatgtttattagACCGTAGAGGACTTGCAACTACTTTGAACTACTGTATTTGGTTAGCCTACGTAAAGGTATTAAACACTATGGATCTATTTTCAGTTGATAACTGGCTGACTAATATCTGCACCAAATGACAGCATAAAAACTTTCCATCCACTGGATATGCCTACTTCAATTTTCAGAGAAAGTGAGTCTGTtttcaaattaaacaaaaatgaaccaaTAGGCTAGCCattgttctgtttattatgtATTTTAATTAGTAAAATTAGAACCAACAATAAGGCAGTGAGTTAAAAATACTGCCTTCCGATAATGCATCTGATAATACCATCTTAATTCATTATTTACTCATCATCATTAAAGTCAAAGAAGTTTGCTACGGTATTTAAGCATAAAGACATCGTCAAGATGACCTGATGAAGttgaaactgagcatcagaataggaaagaaaggtgattcaaGTGACTTTGAATCTGGCATGGTTGTTGGCATCAGATGGGTTGGTCTGAGTCTTTCAGAAACTTCTGattttgtgtgggaaaatcccacacaaccatctctatggtttacagagaatggtctgaaaaaggagaaaatatccagtgagcagcagttctctggaagAAAATCCTTTGTTGATGCCAAAAAATTGTCAGACTGAAAGGAAGCCAACAGTAACTCTAATAATCACTCAtcacaaccaaggtatgcaacAGAACATCTCTGAACCTTGAAGTAAAtggactgcagcagcagaagaccacaccgtgTGCTActactgtcagctaagaacagaaaactgggCCTAGAGTTTGCATGGACCTGTTGAATTGAACAACATTGTCTGATTCGATTAGACTATATTTCTGCTGCAttatttggatggtagggtcagaattttcAGTCATTTAGGAGGTCTGTTTCTCCTCTCactgagaggagccagttgaggtggttttgACAACTAACGGGATGCTTCTTGGGTGCCTCCTGGGCAAGGTGTTTCAGGCGTGTCCCACTAGGAAGAAGCCCTGGGGAAGACACggaacatgctggagagattacatctctcggttgccctgggaatgccttggtgttcccctggatgagctagaggaggtggccgGGGAGAAGGAGATCTGGGCTTCTGTATCTGGATAAGTGGCACAAAATGGatccatggatggatgggtgaacTGATGACACAGTTTGTATTTTGAATAGTGAATTTATACACTggaactatatatatatatattatatattcaaATAAAACACCTCACAGTGGGCTTTTATCACACAATACATTTAATTGCATCATTATTTTCATTCAGTTCATGCTATTGTGGCAATGTtaacacagacaaaacaatatTCCTGAAAAATAATCCTTTCATAAAAGCTCAGGTAAGCATAGGGCACTCTTTCTATATGTTATGTCTGATTCAGAAACAatgctttttttaatctaatgtgATAGTATATTTTATAATCTACTGGTCTATATATTACACAACTATTCATGTCCTGGtagaaagcaaaaaagaaaaaagtttcttCAGAATGTATCattctttgattttctttatGAGGATTTTAATTGTTTATTGTCCGTCCTGTGCTTGTGGCTGTGGCTCCTCCTCAGTTTGTGTTGGTGGAACGCCCTCT
Protein-coding sequences here:
- the LOC115780839 gene encoding taste receptor type 1 member 3-like; translation: MASQFMLLALCCLFRLSCSESFPEWFSNISTNLFSSPGDIVLGGLFPINDLTSNLSEITEPNQIRCISLNEHGLGRSIAMKYAVEEINGNRTLLPGINLGYEIYDTCTQSSVIIKPTLSFLTGKSNKALSVQCNYTDYETNMAAVIGPSGSEMVSVTGKLLGFFLMPQVSYGATSDKFSDNLLYPSFFRTVPSDKWQVDAIIKLIQEFGWNWVAIVGSDEEYGQQGVQMLTKSAENMSICVAYQGLIPVYGDSSLAVKTIISNIQETKVKVVVVFTLSEPAVAFFKEVINSNLTAVWIGSTSWAINSQVTSLHSIETVGTIIGFLDHTETLGLFTNYAKELFKKLSYERANTSTPTAASNPGDSNSRCPQCWNLSLNNISLVEEPAVQKSVFSVYAAVYSIAQALHNLLECNSTACKRGSRSKIYPWKLLEVLRNTSIKINATKIEFDKDGNPNIGYVMIQWDWTNSSKVDFRIVGNYTEQKLSLDKSLFKWHTAQVPESTCSAECGKGQVHRVKGFHSCCFDCIDCLPGTYQANQDGIRCTECPDRQWSQQRSTNCTDPIFKFFTWNSQDAVIMILVGVLLLLCQGLVGVVFLMHRGTPLVMASGGTVSFVALLGLMGACLSLLLFLGEPGNVICRLQLPFTSIFQTITLSIILSISLQILYVTEFPERAASRLHILRGPASWLFVLICCSVQAGLCGYFVREEPLLSEYVANMCTFMAVKPLHQYNLARDITFSTLIYCVIWVIFIPIYIGHNRPNNKNRSIVHVYFSLASNFGLLAAYYFPKCYLLLKKPDLNTPKHFCTFLEGVPPTQTEEEPQPQAQEGQ